A single region of the Epinephelus fuscoguttatus linkage group LG14, E.fuscoguttatus.final_Chr_v1 genome encodes:
- the htr1b gene encoding 5-hydroxytryptamine receptor 1B, protein MESSGQVEPTQPVNTTNDSFITETSAVDVGEESLAYQISLAVILSVITLATTSSNAFVIATISQSKKLQTPANFLIASLAVTDLLVSILVMPICVLYTVIHTWTLGQIVCDIWLSSDITCCTASILHLCVIALDRYWAITDAVEYSKKRTPGRAAGMVATAWVIAISISLPPLFWRQVKAEELTSCSVNTDHIFYTIYSTFGAFYIPTLLLIVLYGRIYVEARKRILKQSPKKVGKRLTSAHLATNSPGSVASTTSLQCGRHDTPSSDTGSSTSENQVKVTVSDALLEKKRISAARERKATKTLGIILGAYIVCWLPFFIYTLVVATCETCFNPELFDFFTWLGYLNSLINPIIYTMSNEDFKKAFQKLVRFRCCRS, encoded by the coding sequence ATGGAGAGCTCCGGTCAAGTCGAGCCAACTCAGCCGGTGAACACCACAAACGACAGTTTTATAACAGAGACATCCGCTGTGGATGTGGGCGAAGAGAGTCTCGCCTATCAGATCAGTCTGGCGGTGATTCTCTCCGTTATCACACTCGCCACCACTTCATCCAACGCATTTGTCATCGCAACTATCTCCCAGTCCAAGAAACTACAAACTCCTGCGAACTTTCTGATCGCCTCCCTGGCCGTCACTGACCTGCTGGTGTCCATCCTGGTGATGCCCATCTGCGTCCTGTACACCGTCATCCACACCTGGACGCTGGGGCAAATCGTGTGCGACATCTGGCTCTCCTCGGACATAACGTGTTGCACGGCGTCTATCCTCCACCTGTGCGTAATCGCTTTGGATAGGTACTGGGCCATCACGGACGCGGTAGAGTACTCCAAAAAGCGCACGCCGGGGCGCGCCGCCGGGATGGTGGCCACAGCCTGGGTCATCGCCATCTCCATCTCGCTGCCGCCTCTCTTCTGGAGGCAGGTGAAGGCGGAGgagctgaccagctgcagcgTCAACACAGATCATATTTTCTACACCATCTACTCCACCTTCGGGGCTTTCTACATCCCCACCTTGCTGCTTATTGTCCTCTACGGACGGATATACGTCGAGGCTCGGAAACGCATCCTGAAGCAGTCCCCAAAGAAGGTGGGGAAGAGACTCACCTCGGCGCACCTGGCCACCAACTCCCCAGGATCCGTGGCGTCCACGACCTCTCTGCAGTGCGGGAGACACGACACTCCGTCCAGCGACACCGGCTCCTCAACAAGCGAGAACCAGGTGAAAGTGACCGTGTCGGACGCGCTTTTGGAGAAAAAGCGCATCTCagcagccagagagagaaaagccACCAAGACTTTGGGGATAATCCTCGGCGCTTACATCGTTTGCTGGCTGCCGTTTTTCATTTACACACTGGTGGTGGCCACGTGCGAGACGTGTTTTAATCCTGAGTTGTTTGACTTTTTCACCTGGCTGGGATATCTGAACTCCCTCATCAACCCCATCATATACACAATGTCCAACGAGGACTTCAAGAAAGCTTTCCAGAAACTTGTGCGCTTCAGATGCTGCAGGTCGTGA